Proteins from one Solidesulfovibrio sp. genomic window:
- a CDS encoding phosphoadenosine phosphosulfate reductase family protein translates to MDKTLRQERLDLPLEDKIAASKAILAEAIRRFGRDFWLAWTGAKDSTLVLWLTRRACAEESLPMPRVLTIDEGDPFPEVTAFQERLTREWGLDRTIAANREVLGKKPGIGDYIALAELSPESRAEVARTGFTGPGFPFDPESPVGNQLMKVAPMNAFLRDNQVAALATAIRWDEHPARAEEEYESPRHTPPHLRIHPILHMREADVWEITLTRDIPFCELYRRGYRSLGTRHGTVRQSDKPAWEQDLSDRSQERAGRDQEKEEAMEQLRSLGYM, encoded by the coding sequence AAGATCGCCGCGTCCAAGGCCATCCTGGCCGAAGCCATCCGCCGGTTCGGCCGGGATTTCTGGCTGGCCTGGACGGGCGCCAAGGACAGTACGCTGGTGTTGTGGCTGACGCGCCGGGCCTGCGCCGAGGAAAGCCTGCCCATGCCGCGCGTGCTGACCATTGACGAAGGCGATCCCTTTCCGGAAGTGACGGCCTTCCAGGAACGCCTGACCCGGGAATGGGGCCTTGACCGGACGATTGCCGCCAACCGCGAAGTGCTCGGGAAAAAGCCTGGCATCGGCGACTATATCGCCCTGGCCGAGCTGTCCCCGGAAAGTCGGGCCGAGGTGGCGCGCACGGGATTCACCGGTCCGGGGTTTCCCTTCGACCCCGAGTCCCCCGTGGGCAACCAACTCATGAAAGTGGCGCCCATGAACGCCTTTTTACGGGACAATCAGGTGGCCGCCCTGGCCACGGCCATCCGCTGGGACGAGCATCCGGCCCGGGCGGAAGAAGAGTACGAAAGTCCCCGCCACACCCCTCCCCATTTGCGCATCCACCCCATCCTGCACATGCGCGAGGCCGACGTCTGGGAAATCACCCTGACCCGGGACATCCCCTTTTGCGAACTCTACCGTCGGGGCTACCGCAGCCTCGGCACCCGGCACGGCACCGTGCGGCAAAGCGACAAGCCGGCCTGGGAGCAGGACCTGAGCGACCGATCCCAGGAACGGGCCGGCCGCGACCAGGAAAAGGAAGAGGCCATGGAGCAACTGCGCTCCCTGGGCTACATGTAA
- the rfaD gene encoding ADP-glyceromanno-heptose 6-epimerase, translating to MILVTGAAGFIGSNLAAALNESGRRDLILCDRLRGGDKWKNIRGRDFDDLITPEDLAGWLERKGQRLSAVLHMGAISSTTVTDGDAVVRENLRFSLDLLEFCTAAGVPLVYASSAATYGDGARGFDDDPEPEALARLVPLNLYAFSKHAFDRIVCRRAKRGERLPPQWAGLKFFNVFGPNEFHKGSMQSVLTKLWPDIAAGRAVKLFKSAHPDYPDGGQMRDFVYVGDVERVVLWLLDNPAVSGLFNVGTGKARSFADFLGAGFAAAGREPDIVYVDMPEAIRDKYQYFTEARTERLRAAGYPHAARPLEEAVAEYVGRYLGRQNPYR from the coding sequence ATGATCCTCGTTACCGGCGCGGCTGGGTTTATCGGTTCCAACCTCGCCGCCGCCCTCAACGAATCCGGTCGGCGCGACCTGATTTTGTGCGATCGATTGCGCGGCGGCGACAAATGGAAAAACATCCGCGGCCGCGATTTCGACGACCTCATCACGCCCGAGGACCTGGCGGGCTGGCTGGAACGCAAGGGGCAGCGCCTTTCGGCCGTGCTCCACATGGGGGCCATTTCCTCCACCACGGTCACCGACGGCGATGCGGTGGTGCGCGAGAACCTGCGCTTCTCCCTTGACCTGCTGGAATTTTGCACCGCCGCCGGCGTGCCGCTCGTCTATGCCTCCTCGGCCGCGACCTACGGCGACGGCGCCCGGGGCTTCGACGACGATCCCGAGCCCGAGGCCCTGGCCAGGCTCGTGCCGCTCAATCTCTACGCCTTCAGCAAACATGCCTTCGACCGCATCGTCTGTCGTCGGGCCAAGCGGGGCGAGCGGCTACCGCCGCAATGGGCCGGGCTCAAATTCTTCAATGTCTTCGGCCCAAACGAGTTTCACAAGGGCTCCATGCAAAGCGTGCTGACCAAGCTTTGGCCGGACATCGCCGCCGGCCGTGCGGTGAAGCTTTTCAAGTCCGCCCATCCGGACTATCCCGACGGCGGCCAAATGCGCGATTTCGTCTACGTGGGCGACGTCGAGCGCGTGGTGCTCTGGCTGCTGGACAACCCCGCCGTCAGCGGCCTGTTCAATGTCGGCACGGGCAAGGCCCGGTCCTTTGCCGATTTCCTCGGCGCGGGCTTCGCCGCCGCCGGCCGCGAGCCCGACATCGTCTACGTGGACATGCCCGAGGCGATCCGGGACAAGTACCAGTATTTTACCGAGGCCCGAACCGAGCGGCTGCGTGCCGCCGGCTACCCGCACGCCGCCAGGCCCCTGGAAGAGGCCGTGGCCGAGTATGTCGGCCGCTACCTCGGTCGGCAAAACCCCTACCGGTGA